One Corynebacterium appendicis CIP 107643 DNA window includes the following coding sequences:
- the pheT gene encoding phenylalanine--tRNA ligase subunit beta: MLISQKWLTSLLNNAGNPGWSVSPEELDAGFVRVGFETEGYEPLPETTGPLVIGRVEEIEELTDFKKPIRYCQVNVGDANSTGELQGIICGARNFKLNDLVVVSLPGAVLPGGFEISARKTYDHISNGMMASEAELGFTSKSDGIIVLPEGAGEPGQDAREVLGGFDDTVFEVNITPDRGYALSARGLGREVASAFGLEYTDVAVEPSISGIDLSAVTEPAGDVLPITVEESTKALRFGLRKVEGIDPSAQAPFWMKRALMLAGIRSVNAATDVTNYIMLLLGQPMHAFDADKIAGGLRIHNAAGGEEFETLDHVKRTLTPGDVVISDDNGIQSLAAIMGGTTSEIADDTTDVYFEAATWDPLTVARSARHHKLSSEASRRFERGVDPAIVEVALDLACGLLVSIAGGTVVDKRTIVGDAPQRDAIRLRASRPSELIGVDYSVETVVKRLEEVGCSVEQDEENGETVLSVIPPTWRTDLNEPVELIEEIVRLEGLDEILLELPTPRGGRGLSPLQRRRRAVTHALAYSGYAEVIPTPFMSNTVLDAWGLDADDDRRRVVKVQNPLDADYGVLATTLLPAMLEAVGRNVARGRNDLSLFSVAQVAFKQADSSPMPDVAQRPDDAEIEELVSSLPKQHLHAATVATGNTELEGPWGGGRTYTWSDAVESAQIVARSAGVDLEIASAEELPWHPGRCAELSVEVEGEKVVVGHAGELHPQVLEALGLPTRTCAMEIDLTSLPLTEKLPAPVLSSFPALHQDVALVVDEEIPAESVRRTLEASAGDLIEDVTLFDVYRSESLGAGKKSLAFGLVFRAPDRTLTEDEASEGRLAAAEAAKKEFGAEMRA, translated from the coding sequence ATGCTGATTTCTCAGAAATGGTTGACGTCCCTGCTGAACAACGCCGGTAATCCCGGCTGGTCCGTGAGCCCGGAAGAGCTCGACGCAGGCTTCGTCCGCGTCGGTTTCGAGACGGAAGGCTACGAGCCACTGCCGGAGACGACCGGTCCGCTCGTAATCGGCCGTGTGGAGGAGATCGAGGAGCTCACCGACTTCAAGAAGCCGATCCGCTACTGCCAGGTCAACGTCGGCGACGCTAACAGCACCGGCGAGCTGCAGGGCATCATTTGCGGTGCGCGCAACTTCAAGTTGAACGACCTCGTGGTGGTCTCCCTGCCGGGCGCAGTCCTGCCGGGCGGCTTCGAGATTTCCGCGCGCAAGACCTACGACCACATCTCCAACGGCATGATGGCCTCCGAGGCGGAGCTGGGCTTCACCTCCAAGAGCGACGGCATCATCGTTCTTCCGGAGGGCGCCGGTGAGCCTGGGCAGGATGCCCGTGAGGTTCTCGGCGGCTTCGACGACACGGTCTTTGAGGTCAACATCACCCCGGACCGTGGCTACGCACTCTCCGCGCGCGGCTTGGGCAGGGAAGTGGCTTCCGCCTTCGGGTTGGAGTACACGGATGTGGCAGTGGAGCCGTCGATAAGCGGCATTGATTTGTCCGCCGTTACGGAGCCTGCGGGCGACGTGCTGCCGATCACCGTCGAGGAGTCGACCAAGGCCCTGCGTTTCGGTCTGCGCAAGGTTGAGGGCATCGACCCGTCCGCCCAGGCGCCGTTCTGGATGAAGCGCGCGCTGATGCTCGCCGGTATCCGCTCCGTCAACGCCGCGACAGACGTGACCAACTACATCATGCTGTTGCTCGGCCAGCCGATGCACGCCTTCGACGCGGACAAGATCGCCGGTGGTCTGCGGATCCACAATGCCGCTGGCGGCGAGGAATTCGAGACCCTCGACCACGTGAAGCGCACGCTCACGCCGGGCGACGTGGTCATCTCCGACGACAACGGCATCCAGTCGCTCGCCGCGATCATGGGCGGCACGACCTCCGAGATCGCCGACGACACCACTGATGTCTACTTCGAGGCCGCGACGTGGGATCCGCTGACCGTCGCGCGTTCCGCACGCCACCATAAGCTGAGCTCGGAAGCTTCTCGACGCTTCGAGCGCGGCGTCGACCCCGCCATCGTCGAGGTCGCGCTCGACTTGGCCTGCGGCCTGCTGGTGTCCATCGCCGGCGGCACCGTGGTGGATAAGCGCACGATCGTGGGTGACGCGCCGCAGCGCGATGCGATCCGTCTGCGCGCGTCCCGCCCGTCTGAGCTGATCGGCGTGGATTACTCGGTTGAGACCGTGGTCAAGCGCCTCGAGGAGGTCGGCTGCTCCGTCGAGCAGGATGAGGAGAACGGCGAGACCGTTCTTTCGGTGATTCCGCCGACGTGGCGCACCGACCTGAATGAGCCGGTGGAGCTCATCGAGGAGATCGTCCGCCTCGAGGGTCTCGACGAGATTCTGCTCGAGCTGCCGACTCCGCGCGGCGGCCGCGGCCTCTCGCCGCTGCAGCGCCGCCGCCGTGCCGTGACGCACGCGCTGGCGTACTCCGGCTACGCGGAGGTCATCCCGACGCCGTTCATGTCCAACACTGTGCTGGACGCCTGGGGCCTGGATGCGGACGACGACCGCCGCCGTGTTGTGAAGGTGCAGAACCCGCTCGATGCCGACTACGGCGTTCTCGCGACGACCCTGCTGCCGGCGATGCTCGAAGCTGTCGGCCGCAACGTTGCCCGCGGCCGCAACGACCTGTCGCTGTTCTCCGTCGCGCAGGTCGCGTTCAAGCAGGCTGATTCCTCGCCGATGCCGGATGTTGCCCAGCGCCCGGACGACGCCGAGATCGAGGAGCTCGTTTCGTCGCTGCCAAAGCAGCACCTGCACGCGGCCACTGTCGCGACCGGCAACACGGAGCTCGAAGGCCCGTGGGGCGGCGGCCGCACTTACACGTGGTCCGATGCAGTCGAGTCTGCACAGATCGTGGCTCGTTCAGCTGGTGTGGACTTGGAGATTGCTTCCGCCGAGGAATTGCCGTGGCACCCGGGCCGTTGCGCTGAATTGTCCGTCGAGGTCGAGGGCGAAAAGGTCGTTGTCGGCCACGCCGGCGAGCTGCACCCGCAGGTGCTCGAGGCACTCGGTCTTCCGACGCGCACCTGCGCGATGGAGATCGACCTGACCTCTCTACCGCTGACCGAGAAGCTTCCCGCACCGGTGCTGTCGTCCTTCCCGGCACTGCACCAGGATGTCGCGCTCGTGGTCGACGAGGAGATCCCGGCGGAGTCCGTGCGCCGTACGCTTGAGGCTTCGGCAGGCGATCTCATCGAAGATGTCACGCTCTTCGACGTGTACCGCTCCGAATCTCTCGGCGCGGGCAAGAAGTCGCTCGCGTTCGGGCTCGTGTTCCGCGCACCTGACCGCACCCTGACCGAGGACGAGGCATCTGAGGGGCGTCTCGCCGCGGCAGAGGCGGCGAAGAAGGAATTCGGCGCGGAGATGCGCGCATAA
- the rplT gene encoding 50S ribosomal protein L20, which produces MARVKRSVNAKKKRRDILKSAKGYRGQRSRLYRKAKEQWLHSQTYAYRDRRARKSEFRKLWIQRINAAARMNDITYNRLIHGLKLAEVEVDRKILADLAVNDFAAFSAICEVAKNALPEDVNAPKAA; this is translated from the coding sequence GTGGCACGTGTTAAGCGCTCAGTTAACGCCAAGAAGAAGCGCCGCGACATTCTGAAGTCCGCCAAGGGCTACCGCGGCCAGCGTTCCCGCCTGTACCGCAAGGCGAAGGAGCAGTGGCTGCACTCCCAGACTTACGCGTACCGCGACCGTCGCGCCCGTAAGTCTGAGTTCCGCAAGCTGTGGATCCAGCGCATCAACGCTGCGGCCCGCATGAACGACATCACCTACAACCGTCTCATCCACGGCCTGAAGCTGGCCGAGGTCGAGGTGGACCGCAAGATCCTTGCTGACCTGGCTGTGAACGACTTCGCCGCGTTCTCCGCTATTTGCGAGGTCGCGAAGAACGCTTTGCCGGAGGACGTCAACGCGCCGAAGGCCGCCTAA
- the rpmI gene encoding 50S ribosomal protein L35 produces MKQKTHKGTAKRIKVTGSGKLRREQAGKRHLNEKLSAKRRRKLSGTTDVAKGDVKRTKRLLGKA; encoded by the coding sequence ATGAAGCAGAAGACCCACAAGGGCACCGCAAAGCGCATCAAGGTCACCGGTTCCGGCAAGCTGCGCCGCGAGCAGGCCGGTAAGCGCCACCTGAACGAGAAGCTGTCAGCGAAGCGTCGCCGTAAGCTGTCCGGCACCACCGACGTCGCCAAGGGCGATGTCAAGCGCACCAAGCGCCTCCTCGGCAAGGCTTAA
- the argJ gene encoding bifunctional glutamate N-acetyltransferase/amino-acid acetyltransferase ArgJ, with amino-acid sequence MATTGVTAPAGFSAAGVTAGIKQSGKPDMALVVNNGPRFDAAAVTTRNKVVAAPVKVTRDALNNGTLTAVVYNSGNANACNGRQGDLDAAEMQEATARELGVKPSEVAVCSTGLIGDLLPMDTIRAGISKLGENLGDNGNLAAEAILTTDLVAKEAIVSRDGWSVAGMAKGVGMMAPSLATMLVCITTDAVVSSAVLDSALRDASGETFNTLDIDGATSTNDTVVAMASGASSVQPTSQEFAEAVTELCEELSRLLQADAEGVTKRVVITVEGTADNAQALNAARTIGRDNLVKCAMFGSDPNWGRVLAAVGMADAEMDPEKITVSFNGTPVCIDSTGAPGARDVDLSGADVEVLVDLGTGGPGRASVRTTDLSYSYVEINSEYST; translated from the coding sequence ATGGCTACAACAGGTGTGACAGCCCCCGCCGGATTCTCCGCGGCAGGCGTCACGGCAGGAATCAAGCAGTCCGGAAAGCCGGACATGGCGCTCGTGGTCAACAACGGCCCGCGCTTCGACGCGGCTGCCGTGACCACCCGCAATAAGGTCGTTGCCGCACCGGTCAAAGTCACCCGCGACGCGCTGAACAACGGCACGCTGACCGCCGTGGTGTACAACTCCGGCAACGCCAATGCGTGCAACGGCCGCCAAGGCGACCTCGACGCGGCGGAGATGCAGGAGGCCACCGCACGCGAACTCGGCGTGAAGCCGTCCGAGGTCGCAGTCTGCTCCACCGGGTTGATCGGCGATCTGCTGCCGATGGACACGATCCGCGCCGGCATTTCGAAGCTGGGGGAGAACCTCGGCGACAACGGCAACCTGGCCGCTGAAGCGATCCTGACCACCGATCTTGTAGCCAAGGAAGCGATTGTTTCCCGCGACGGTTGGTCTGTCGCAGGCATGGCCAAGGGGGTGGGCATGATGGCGCCGTCGTTGGCGACGATGCTGGTGTGCATCACCACCGACGCTGTGGTCAGCTCCGCCGTGCTGGATTCGGCGCTGCGCGATGCATCGGGCGAGACGTTCAACACCCTCGACATCGACGGCGCCACCTCCACCAACGACACCGTCGTCGCTATGGCATCGGGCGCGTCGAGTGTTCAGCCGACCTCCCAGGAATTCGCCGAAGCGGTCACGGAGCTCTGCGAGGAGCTGTCCCGCCTACTCCAGGCCGACGCAGAGGGCGTGACCAAGCGCGTCGTCATCACCGTGGAAGGCACCGCGGACAACGCGCAGGCGCTCAACGCGGCGCGCACCATCGGCCGCGACAACCTGGTCAAGTGCGCCATGTTCGGCTCGGACCCGAACTGGGGCCGCGTGCTCGCCGCTGTGGGCATGGCGGATGCGGAGATGGATCCGGAGAAGATCACTGTCTCCTTCAACGGAACCCCTGTGTGCATCGACAGCACCGGTGCGCCCGGGGCACGCGATGTGGATCTGAGCGGGGCGGATGTCGAGGTTCTCGTGGATCTGGGCACCGGCGGCCCGGGCCGCGCCAGTGTGCGCACCACGGACTTGTCGTACTCGTATGTGGAAATCAACTCGGAATACTCGACGTAG
- a CDS encoding TrmH family RNA methyltransferase yields the protein MSLDFSQPFTERTPRLVNAGKLKRAAGRRKAKAFLAEGENSVEAAVATGAATDLFVTEAAADRFADVVTAAGYMDVFTHAITDKAAQTLTDTVHTTGLFAVCKPVTWTLGSILKGRPKLVAVCVETNDPGNAGTIIRLVDALGADAVVFAGDTVDPESPKVVRSSAGSLFHVPVARERDIKGALGQLRAAGLSTFATTMHGDVNLADSGDVLDQPTAWLFGNEAHGLPEDVLESADYTVSIPIQGSAESLNLSTAASICLWESAKTLGD from the coding sequence ATGAGTCTGGATTTCTCGCAGCCTTTCACTGAACGCACGCCGCGCTTGGTCAACGCGGGGAAACTGAAGCGGGCGGCGGGGCGTCGTAAAGCGAAAGCTTTTTTGGCGGAGGGGGAGAACTCCGTTGAGGCTGCTGTGGCGACAGGCGCGGCGACGGACCTGTTCGTGACGGAGGCGGCGGCGGACCGGTTCGCGGATGTGGTGACGGCGGCGGGCTACATGGACGTGTTCACGCACGCGATCACGGACAAGGCCGCGCAGACCCTGACCGACACTGTGCACACGACGGGACTTTTCGCGGTGTGCAAGCCGGTGACGTGGACGCTCGGCTCGATCCTGAAGGGTCGGCCGAAGCTCGTCGCGGTGTGCGTGGAGACGAACGACCCGGGCAACGCCGGCACGATCATCCGGCTCGTGGACGCGCTCGGCGCTGACGCTGTCGTCTTCGCCGGCGACACGGTCGACCCGGAGTCCCCGAAGGTCGTGCGCTCGTCCGCCGGCTCGCTGTTCCACGTGCCGGTCGCCCGCGAGCGCGACATCAAGGGGGCACTCGGGCAGCTGAGGGCAGCAGGCTTATCGACGTTCGCCACCACCATGCACGGCGACGTCAACCTCGCCGATTCCGGTGATGTGCTCGACCAGCCGACCGCGTGGCTGTTCGGCAACGAAGCCCACGGCTTGCCCGAGGACGTCCTCGAGTCCGCCGATTACACAGTCTCCATCCCGATCCAGGGATCGGCCGAGTCGCTGAACCTCTCCACCGCCGCGTCGATTTGCTTGTGGGAGTCGGCGAAGACGCTCGGCGACTGA
- the infC gene encoding translation initiation factor IF-3 — protein sequence MHERFGSEQHTSFSPLGVLISAEARINERIRVPEVRLVGPSGEQVGIVRTDDARKLAYEADLDLVEVAPKAKPPVCKIMDYGKYKYEQAQKARESRKNQQQTVVKEQKFRPKIDEHDYQTKKSNVERFLEKGNKVKVTIMFRGREQSRPELGYRLLERLAEDIQEVGQVESRPKQDGRNMTMVLGPVRKGKK from the coding sequence CTGCACGAGCGATTCGGTAGCGAACAGCACACGTCTTTCTCACCACTAGGAGTTCTCATCAGCGCTGAAGCTCGGATCAACGAACGCATCCGCGTTCCGGAAGTTCGTCTTGTCGGCCCGTCCGGCGAGCAGGTTGGAATTGTCCGTACCGATGATGCACGCAAGCTCGCGTACGAAGCCGACCTCGATCTGGTCGAGGTCGCGCCGAAGGCGAAGCCGCCGGTGTGCAAGATCATGGACTACGGCAAGTACAAGTACGAGCAGGCCCAGAAGGCCCGCGAGTCCCGTAAGAACCAGCAGCAGACGGTGGTCAAGGAACAGAAGTTCCGCCCGAAGATCGATGAGCACGACTACCAGACGAAGAAGAGCAACGTTGAGCGCTTCTTGGAGAAGGGCAACAAGGTCAAGGTGACCATCATGTTCCGCGGCCGCGAGCAGTCGCGCCCGGAGCTCGGCTACCGCCTGCTGGAACGCCTCGCTGAGGACATCCAGGAGGTCGGCCAGGTCGAGTCCCGTCCGAAGCAGGATGGCCGCAACATGACCATGGTTCTTGGGCCCGTTCGCAAGGGTAAGAAGTAG
- the argC gene encoding N-acetyl-gamma-glutamyl-phosphate reductase codes for MTITVAVAGATGYAGGEILRLLVGHPRFLDGTLEIGALTGNSNAGQSAADVLPHIPQLADRVIDETTVEVLGKHDVVFLGLPHGFSAEIGAALPESTLVLDCAADFRLRNAEDWTAYYGSDHAGHWPYGIPEMPGHREEIRSARRIAIPGCFPTGATLAALPAADRSLVDPSFSVVSVTGVSGAGKKANVDLLGAETMGSVKAYNTAGKHRHTPEMVQNLSEVTDENVSVSFTPVLAPMPRGILSTVTAPLRDDVTEEQARAAYEDFYAGEPFVRLLPEGRQPQTQHIVGTNMCLMQVEVDEGAGVLLSTSVIDNLTKGTGGAAVQCMNLALGFDETDGLPLAAVAP; via the coding sequence ATGACCATCACAGTCGCAGTCGCAGGCGCCACCGGCTACGCGGGCGGAGAGATCCTCCGCCTGCTCGTCGGGCACCCGCGCTTTCTTGACGGAACGCTCGAGATCGGCGCATTGACCGGCAATTCTAATGCGGGCCAATCTGCGGCTGACGTGCTACCGCACATCCCGCAGCTGGCGGACCGCGTGATCGACGAGACCACGGTCGAGGTGCTGGGAAAGCATGATGTCGTGTTCCTCGGCCTCCCGCACGGTTTCTCCGCGGAGATCGGTGCCGCGCTGCCGGAGTCGACGCTCGTGCTCGACTGCGCGGCCGATTTCCGTCTCCGAAATGCAGAGGATTGGACTGCATATTACGGATCCGATCACGCCGGGCACTGGCCGTATGGCATTCCCGAGATGCCGGGGCACCGCGAGGAAATCAGGTCGGCACGACGCATTGCCATTCCGGGGTGCTTTCCCACGGGCGCGACTTTGGCCGCGCTGCCAGCAGCTGACCGGAGTTTGGTGGACCCGTCGTTCAGTGTCGTTTCGGTGACGGGTGTCTCTGGCGCAGGCAAGAAGGCGAATGTGGACCTGCTTGGCGCGGAGACGATGGGCTCGGTCAAGGCGTACAACACTGCGGGCAAGCACCGCCACACCCCGGAGATGGTGCAGAACCTCTCCGAGGTGACTGACGAGAATGTCTCGGTCAGTTTCACACCGGTGCTGGCGCCGATGCCGCGCGGGATTCTCTCCACGGTCACGGCCCCGTTGCGGGACGACGTGACGGAAGAGCAGGCGCGCGCGGCCTACGAGGACTTCTACGCGGGCGAGCCGTTCGTGCGCTTGTTGCCTGAGGGGCGTCAGCCGCAGACCCAGCACATCGTCGGCACGAATATGTGCCTGATGCAGGTGGAGGTCGATGAGGGCGCCGGTGTTCTGTTGTCTACCTCGGTGATCGACAACCTGACCAAGGGAACCGGCGGGGCAGCGGTGCAGTGCATGAACCTCGCCCTCGGCTTCGACGAGACCGACGGCCTGCCACTGGCAGCGGTCGCGCCGTAA
- the argB gene encoding acetylglutamate kinase, producing the protein MKLSNQDRAHVLAEALPWLQHYRDKIVVVKYGGNAMIDDDLKSAFAADMVFLRTVGAKPVVVHGGGPQITAMLGQLGLDGGEFIGGFRVTTPEILDVVRMVLFGQVGRDLLGRINSHGPYAVGTSGEDAGLFTAQKRYVDVDGEKKDIGLVGEIVDVDPSAVMDIIEAGRIPVVSSIAPGDDGHVYNVNADSAAGALAAALRAERLVVLTNVEGLYTDWPNKDSLLSKITLSQLEAMVPDLDSGMIPKMEACMTAVGGGVNAAHVIDGRIPHSVLLELLTMGGVGTMVLPDNYEKDDYPEGTVFRKDDPQ; encoded by the coding sequence ATGAAGCTGAGCAATCAGGACCGCGCGCACGTCCTCGCTGAGGCGCTGCCGTGGCTGCAGCACTACCGCGATAAGATCGTCGTGGTGAAATACGGCGGTAACGCCATGATCGACGACGACCTGAAATCCGCGTTCGCCGCGGACATGGTCTTCTTGAGGACTGTCGGCGCGAAACCCGTTGTCGTGCACGGTGGCGGCCCGCAGATCACCGCGATGCTGGGGCAGTTGGGCCTCGACGGCGGGGAATTCATCGGCGGGTTCCGCGTGACCACCCCGGAGATCCTCGACGTCGTCCGCATGGTGCTCTTCGGCCAGGTCGGCCGCGATCTTTTGGGCCGCATCAACTCCCACGGTCCTTACGCGGTGGGCACCTCCGGCGAGGACGCAGGACTATTCACCGCGCAGAAGCGCTACGTCGACGTCGACGGGGAGAAGAAGGACATCGGCCTGGTCGGCGAGATCGTCGACGTGGATCCGTCGGCTGTCATGGACATCATCGAGGCGGGCCGCATTCCGGTCGTGTCCAGCATCGCCCCGGGCGACGACGGGCATGTCTACAACGTCAACGCCGATTCTGCTGCGGGCGCTCTGGCGGCTGCCCTTCGCGCGGAGCGCCTCGTGGTGCTCACCAACGTCGAAGGGTTGTACACCGACTGGCCGAATAAGGACTCGCTGCTGTCCAAGATCACGCTGAGCCAGCTGGAGGCCATGGTGCCGGACCTTGATTCTGGCATGATCCCGAAGATGGAGGCGTGCATGACAGCGGTGGGCGGCGGCGTGAACGCGGCGCACGTCATTGACGGCCGGATCCCGCACTCGGTGCTTCTGGAGCTGCTGACCATGGGCGGCGTCGGCACAATGGTGCTGCCGGACAACTACGAGAAGGACGACTATCCCGAAGGAACCGTGTTCAGGAAGGATGATCCGCAGTGA
- a CDS encoding 3,4-dioxygenase subunit beta: MSNELFPQPRLKTFEGRVLDRQDEDVEDQGLAFDVKTIESRLSRRKLFGLIGIGAGSAALATCAPNNPEKGNGSSSTTTNGAPSTTDGVSATDLTETKTETAGPYPGDGSNGPDVLEEVGVQRRDIRGSIGGGTAASGVPMTLKMNIIDMVNSNAPMAGAAVYIWHCDGEGRYSMYSSGLEDETYLRGVQVTGDDGSVEFTSIVPGCYEGRYPHIHFEIFRSADEISDASNALLTSQIVVPAEACDAVYQTDNYTKSRTPYSGASLDTDNVFSDGWEGQLPSFSGSIESGYDMELDIAIDTTTPRHRTPAAILPLTAVADREAREGSLQKECPSLQTGNDPLVPRRLPRGDPLTPDRLGGQSPSVFADSHKQIDAAVERFSDSADPWIGMETV, translated from the coding sequence ATGTCCAACGAGCTGTTTCCGCAGCCACGTCTGAAGACATTCGAGGGTCGAGTCCTCGACAGACAGGACGAAGACGTCGAAGACCAGGGTCTGGCTTTCGACGTGAAGACAATTGAAAGCCGTCTCTCCCGCCGTAAGTTGTTCGGCCTGATAGGCATCGGAGCGGGTTCCGCCGCACTGGCCACCTGCGCACCGAACAACCCGGAGAAGGGGAACGGCTCGTCTTCCACCACAACGAACGGCGCCCCGTCGACCACCGACGGTGTTTCCGCCACCGACCTCACCGAAACCAAAACGGAAACTGCGGGTCCATACCCCGGCGACGGGTCGAACGGACCCGACGTGCTTGAGGAAGTCGGTGTCCAGCGGCGCGACATCCGCGGCTCGATCGGCGGCGGCACCGCCGCGAGCGGTGTGCCGATGACGCTGAAGATGAACATCATCGACATGGTCAACAGCAATGCACCGATGGCCGGTGCGGCGGTCTACATCTGGCACTGCGACGGCGAGGGCAGGTATTCGATGTACTCATCGGGGCTCGAGGACGAGACCTACTTGCGCGGAGTGCAGGTCACGGGTGACGACGGCTCGGTTGAGTTCACCTCAATTGTGCCGGGGTGTTACGAGGGACGTTATCCGCATATCCACTTCGAGATATTCCGATCCGCGGATGAGATTTCGGATGCCTCCAATGCCCTTCTCACCTCCCAAATCGTCGTCCCGGCGGAGGCGTGCGATGCCGTCTATCAAACAGACAACTACACGAAGTCGCGGACACCGTACTCCGGCGCCTCCTTGGACACCGACAATGTTTTCAGCGACGGATGGGAGGGCCAACTGCCGAGTTTCAGTGGCAGCATTGAAAGCGGGTACGACATGGAACTCGATATCGCCATCGACACCACGACACCACGACACCGAACTCCGGCGGCAATTCTGCCCCTCACAGCGGTGGCGGACCGGGAGGCCCGGGAGGGCAGCCTCCAGAAGGAATGTCCGAGCCTCCAGACGGGCAACGACCCTCTGGTCCCCCGCCGTCTTCCCAGGGGTGACCCACTGACGCCGGATCGACTTGGGGGTCAGTCGCCGAGCGTCTTCGCCGACTCCCACAAGCAAATCGACGCGGCGGTGGAGAGGTTCAGCGACTCGGCCGATCCCTGGATCGGGATGGAGACTGTGTAA
- the pheS gene encoding phenylalanine--tRNA ligase subunit alpha: MSRKARVNGSVADQSTPTQEIELTEENLNAAADAAIAAFEAALDLASLEEVKREHLGEQSTIMQARKSLGSIPKDQRKDAGRFVNMARGRAEKRYSQLHAEREAEHRDQQLREEKVDVTLPTSRAQAGAMHPITALSEQIADIFIGMGWEVAEGPEVEAEYFNFDALNFIPDHPARTLQDTFYVGEEGSRQVMRTHTSPVQVRTMLERDLPIYIACPGRVFRTDELDATHTPVFHQVEGLAVDKGLTMAHLRGTLDHLAKVLFGPETKTRIRTNYFPFTEPSAEVDVWFPNKKGGAGWIEWGGCGMVNPNVLRAVGIDPEEYSGFAFGMGIERTLQFRNGLTDMRDMVEGDVRFTLPFGVQA, translated from the coding sequence ATGTCTCGAAAGGCGCGGGTGAACGGCAGCGTGGCTGATCAGAGCACTCCCACACAGGAAATCGAACTGACCGAAGAGAACCTGAACGCGGCGGCTGACGCGGCGATCGCGGCCTTTGAGGCGGCGCTGGATCTGGCATCGCTGGAGGAGGTCAAGCGCGAACACCTCGGCGAGCAGTCTACGATCATGCAGGCACGTAAGTCGCTCGGTTCGATCCCGAAGGACCAGCGCAAGGACGCTGGTCGCTTTGTGAATATGGCGCGTGGTCGTGCAGAAAAGCGCTACAGCCAGTTGCACGCCGAGCGCGAAGCGGAGCACCGCGATCAGCAGCTGCGCGAAGAGAAAGTCGACGTCACCCTGCCGACGTCGCGTGCGCAGGCAGGTGCGATGCACCCGATCACGGCGCTGAGCGAGCAGATCGCCGACATCTTCATCGGCATGGGCTGGGAAGTCGCCGAAGGCCCGGAGGTCGAAGCGGAGTACTTCAATTTCGACGCGCTCAACTTCATCCCGGACCACCCGGCACGCACCCTGCAAGACACGTTCTACGTCGGGGAGGAAGGCTCCCGCCAGGTCATGCGCACGCACACCTCACCGGTGCAGGTGCGCACGATGCTGGAGCGCGACCTGCCGATCTACATTGCCTGCCCGGGGCGCGTGTTCCGCACCGACGAGCTCGACGCCACGCACACCCCGGTCTTCCACCAGGTGGAGGGCCTAGCGGTGGACAAGGGCCTGACAATGGCGCACCTGCGCGGCACGCTCGACCACCTGGCCAAGGTGCTGTTCGGTCCGGAGACCAAGACGCGCATCCGCACCAACTACTTCCCGTTCACCGAGCCGTCTGCCGAGGTGGACGTGTGGTTCCCGAACAAGAAGGGCGGCGCCGGCTGGATCGAGTGGGGCGGCTGCGGCATGGTCAACCCAAATGTGCTCCGCGCGGTCGGAATCGACCCGGAGGAGTACTCCGGCTTCGCGTTCGGCATGGGCATCGAGCGCACGCTGCAATTCCGCAACGGTCTGACGGACATGCGCGACATGGTCGAAGGCGACGTGCGCTTCACACTGCCGTTCGGTGTTCAGGCGTAA